The following proteins are encoded in a genomic region of Ornithinibacillus sp. 4-3:
- a CDS encoding DUF86 domain-containing protein — translation MYFVDRSKIEETLKYFDEILADIKKFSFTTRQEKLSLERMTHMIIESIIDVGNMMIDGFIMRDPGSYEDIIDILVDERVIPSTDEQAYKQIIELRQMIVREYLAINHEKLQSTLTKTQETIEKFSTYVSDYLENELGVANTFSNEEGR, via the coding sequence ATGTATTTTGTTGATCGCAGTAAAATCGAAGAAACACTAAAATATTTTGATGAAATTTTAGCAGATATTAAAAAGTTTTCATTTACAACACGTCAAGAAAAATTAAGCTTAGAACGCATGACTCATATGATTATTGAATCCATTATTGATGTTGGAAATATGATGATTGATGGATTTATTATGCGTGATCCCGGAAGCTATGAAGATATTATTGACATTTTAGTGGATGAACGAGTTATTCCATCAACAGATGAGCAAGCATATAAACAAATTATTGAATTGCGTCAAATGATCGTAAGAGAGTATTTAGCAATTAATCATGAAAAACTACAGTCCACATTGACGAAAACACAAGAAACGATTGAAAAATTTAGTACATATGTATCTGATTACTTGGAAAATGAACTTGGTGTGGCAAATACTTTTTCAAATGAAGAAGGAAGATAA
- a CDS encoding YutD family protein — translation MIVLQGKNYQIIENVKDGFQEDAIKERYSDILSKYDYIVGDWGYDQLRLKGFYHDKNSKSSYDTKISTLDDYLFEYCNFGCAYFVLEKVD, via the coding sequence ATGATTGTACTACAAGGAAAAAATTATCAAATTATAGAAAATGTGAAAGACGGTTTCCAAGAAGATGCAATAAAGGAACGTTATTCTGATATTTTAAGCAAATATGATTATATCGTTGGTGACTGGGGTTATGACCAACTTCGCTTAAAAGGGTTTTATCATGATAAAAATTCTAAATCGAGCTATGATACGAAAATAAGTACATTAGATGATTATTTATTTGAGTACTGTAATTTTGGCTGTGCATATTTTGTATTAGAAAAAGTGGATTAG